From Fibrobacter sp. UWEL, a single genomic window includes:
- a CDS encoding glutamate synthase subunit beta: MAIVQRIQDVYRPVEERVKDLKEVERLFTEEEIKAQASRCADCGIPFCHGAGCPLGNLIPEFNNAVAAGDVRKGYDIICKTAFFPEFTGRVCPALCEASCTRNLNDDAVMVRQVEKHMIETAFKEGWVEQPAAVPNGKTVAVIGGGPSGLYAAEALRRKGYAVTVYEKKPKVGGLLRYGIPNWKLEKEVIDRRVTLLEEAGIKFVCNCEIGKDISADYIRKNYDYLFLAIGTPNARDLNIPGRDAEGIYLALDFLHGEGEKYNAKGKKVLIIGGGDTGNDCVGKSLREGCKSVLQVEFMPKPPEERSPSTPWPDWPYMLRTSYAHHEGGERRWNVSSKQFIVKDGKVAGVEAVAVEWEMAPNGRPIKPNEVPNSTEVIDADLVVLAMGFTGVPAEGIVKDLGLELTPRTAIIQDPSRNIYAVGDCANGASLVVRAMADAKAKVSKF, encoded by the coding sequence ATGGCTATCGTACAGAGAATCCAGGACGTGTACCGCCCCGTAGAAGAACGCGTTAAGGACTTGAAAGAAGTTGAACGCCTCTTCACTGAAGAAGAAATTAAGGCTCAGGCCAGCCGCTGCGCTGATTGCGGCATTCCGTTCTGCCATGGTGCAGGATGCCCTCTGGGAAACTTGATTCCCGAATTTAACAATGCCGTTGCTGCAGGCGATGTGCGCAAGGGTTACGACATTATTTGCAAGACCGCTTTCTTCCCGGAATTTACCGGTCGCGTTTGCCCCGCCCTTTGCGAAGCAAGTTGCACCCGCAACCTGAATGACGACGCAGTCATGGTTCGCCAGGTGGAAAAGCACATGATCGAAACCGCCTTCAAGGAAGGTTGGGTGGAACAGCCTGCTGCTGTACCTAACGGCAAGACTGTAGCTGTAATCGGTGGCGGTCCCTCTGGCCTCTATGCTGCAGAAGCCTTGCGCCGTAAGGGTTACGCCGTAACCGTTTACGAAAAGAAGCCCAAGGTTGGCGGCCTTCTCCGTTATGGCATTCCTAACTGGAAGCTGGAAAAGGAAGTTATCGATCGTCGCGTGACTCTCCTTGAAGAAGCTGGTATTAAATTTGTTTGCAACTGCGAAATCGGCAAGGATATTTCTGCCGATTACATTCGCAAGAATTACGATTACCTGTTCCTGGCAATAGGTACTCCCAACGCTCGTGACTTGAACATCCCGGGCCGCGATGCCGAAGGTATCTACCTGGCTCTGGACTTCCTCCACGGGGAAGGTGAAAAGTACAATGCCAAGGGCAAGAAGGTGCTGATCATTGGCGGTGGCGATACTGGTAATGACTGCGTAGGTAAATCCCTCCGTGAAGGTTGCAAGAGCGTGCTTCAGGTGGAATTCATGCCTAAGCCTCCTGAAGAACGTTCTCCGTCTACTCCGTGGCCGGATTGGCCGTACATGCTGCGCACCAGCTATGCTCATCACGAAGGTGGCGAACGCCGCTGGAATGTGTCTTCCAAGCAGTTCATTGTGAAGGACGGCAAGGTGGCTGGCGTTGAAGCTGTGGCTGTGGAATGGGAAATGGCTCCTAACGGCCGTCCCATCAAGCCTAATGAAGTTCCCAACTCCACCGAAGTGATTGACGCTGACTTGGTTGTTCTGGCTATGGGCTTTACCGGCGTGCCTGCTGAAGGTATCGTGAAGGATCTTGGCCTTGAACTGACGCCGCGTACCGCAATCATTCAGGATCCGTCTCGCAATATCTACGCTGTAGGTGACTGCGCTAATGGAGCTTCCCTGGTTGTGCGCGCCATGGCCGATGCAAAGGCGAAGGTTTCAAAGTTTTAA
- a CDS encoding GH116 family glycosyl hydrolase, whose amino-acid sequence MSTKEYLAGAKMAGSVQKLMTPGLAVEFIQPWYTPLSTTPSTTGIAVGGIGSTFTATPAGTTPVMNVMPGVQVRTEKASDLRFNNFFFREAVISDKAQLAIHNFAAFTTYLGKFAIVDAKGAALFGAAELADQKKAESKLNKLVADKDFLKNNAAAFERWHIQWSDRTAELLAKKGAKVAEVNRAVLIDFFDGVVGEKIARQGALTAAWADDKTFLGQEGYDAAKMQYTALYPVSETKYEGKGVQITKTQSSYVTPGDERLSSLPVNATVFTLENTTKETREMTIVQVQDSLCGYYARKDRQGVQDSSFVLVPMAKNPKAVAFSMNAADGREIRGIEFYNEEQQPASDFNGCMGISVAWNKKDNLNVTVKPMFYQDDAAATVKAALQSGRVNNTFVKNVYSGRETIAGAIAVTVVLKPKQKVSFQFNTVLDFPEIKLVKLTSQKKYTAFYPEAYGRVGAMLDEALAADKTFDARLKAFEALVPKAKVAKIYKEAKKQVEFKSLAINTLSFLAEATVWDKEDRFLVRECADYPFFNSLDVYFYGSFSLLALMPRLDGVVMKRFGDAILAINENRRRHHEYVNLPFADLPDPKLEGPRAVRGAVIHDLGSPFDAEPDAYDWHNVKEWKDLAPKYVLMVLRHYVTTKNLDVLKECKDAVYAAMEYLEKMVNEGENFPLTHGTDDTFDNLSSHGISVYCGSLWIAGLRAAAKIAELLGDKDQAAKWNEKSVAANKEFDEALWDENEGYYHFFVTPMELKDINTEKYAKLREAVKESIELPECPKCGVQAINAWLNAGEIPSDVDLSKSDLRGLKKAWITAQCEEAFNASWKAKVTNDCDDVFVDTLLADTYLRMLGLKPICDANKAKKNLLKVFNTNYKANSPLIGAANLVHKDGSPLDEFNFQAHDVWIGIQYSVMTACMMHGLVKEAADLGDSMTRNLYDEAKVPFAAPEGFNGSCRLHPAALVANFGLSQAAADKMHKALLAKGALLADSRISPKLPRNVAAFTKAYGAIAKDAKVDAEKLFSLMHSTALKYTAGKYFRPGMVFALLYK is encoded by the coding sequence ATGAGCACTAAAGAATACCTTGCCGGCGCCAAGATGGCCGGTTCCGTCCAGAAGCTGATGACCCCGGGTCTGGCTGTTGAATTCATTCAGCCCTGGTACACCCCGCTTTCTACCACTCCGTCTACCACCGGTATCGCAGTGGGCGGCATTGGTTCTACCTTTACTGCAACTCCCGCAGGCACCACCCCCGTCATGAACGTGATGCCCGGCGTGCAGGTTCGCACCGAAAAGGCATCTGACCTTCGCTTCAACAACTTCTTCTTCCGCGAAGCAGTGATCAGCGACAAGGCACAGCTGGCCATTCACAACTTTGCAGCATTCACCACCTATCTGGGCAAGTTCGCCATCGTCGACGCCAAGGGTGCAGCACTGTTCGGCGCCGCAGAACTGGCCGACCAGAAGAAGGCAGAATCCAAGCTGAACAAGCTTGTAGCAGACAAGGACTTCTTGAAGAACAACGCAGCCGCTTTCGAACGCTGGCACATCCAGTGGAGCGACCGCACTGCAGAACTTCTGGCTAAGAAGGGCGCAAAGGTTGCCGAAGTGAACCGCGCAGTTCTCATCGATTTCTTCGACGGCGTTGTAGGCGAAAAGATTGCTCGCCAGGGCGCATTGACCGCTGCATGGGCTGACGACAAGACTTTCCTGGGTCAGGAAGGTTACGACGCAGCAAAGATGCAGTACACCGCACTCTATCCCGTTAGCGAAACCAAGTACGAAGGCAAGGGCGTTCAGATTACCAAGACCCAGTCCAGCTACGTGACTCCGGGTGACGAACGTCTCTCCAGCCTGCCGGTAAACGCAACCGTTTTCACCTTGGAAAACACCACCAAGGAAACCCGCGAAATGACCATCGTCCAGGTTCAGGACAGCCTCTGCGGCTACTATGCTCGCAAGGACCGTCAGGGCGTGCAGGACTCCAGCTTTGTTCTGGTTCCCATGGCCAAGAACCCCAAGGCAGTTGCTTTCAGCATGAACGCTGCCGATGGCCGCGAAATTCGCGGTATCGAATTCTACAACGAAGAACAGCAGCCCGCTTCTGACTTTAACGGCTGCATGGGCATTTCTGTTGCATGGAACAAGAAGGACAACCTGAATGTTACCGTGAAGCCCATGTTCTACCAGGACGACGCCGCAGCTACCGTTAAGGCAGCACTCCAGAGCGGTCGCGTCAACAACACTTTCGTGAAGAACGTTTACAGCGGCCGCGAAACTATCGCAGGTGCTATCGCTGTGACCGTAGTTCTCAAGCCCAAGCAGAAGGTTTCCTTCCAGTTCAACACTGTACTGGACTTCCCGGAAATCAAGCTTGTGAAGCTCACCAGCCAGAAGAAGTACACCGCCTTCTACCCCGAAGCATACGGCCGCGTTGGCGCCATGCTGGACGAAGCTCTGGCAGCAGACAAGACTTTCGACGCACGCCTCAAGGCATTCGAAGCTCTGGTCCCCAAGGCTAAGGTTGCAAAGATCTATAAGGAAGCAAAGAAGCAGGTCGAATTCAAGAGCCTGGCCATCAACACTTTGAGCTTCCTCGCCGAAGCAACCGTCTGGGACAAGGAAGACCGCTTCCTGGTTCGCGAATGCGCTGACTATCCCTTCTTTAACTCTCTAGACGTTTACTTCTACGGCAGCTTCAGCCTGCTGGCTCTGATGCCGCGCCTGGATGGCGTTGTGATGAAGCGTTTCGGTGATGCAATCCTTGCTATTAACGAAAACCGCCGTCGTCATCACGAATACGTGAACCTGCCCTTTGCAGATCTTCCGGATCCTAAGCTGGAAGGCCCCCGCGCTGTTCGTGGCGCTGTAATCCATGACCTGGGTAGCCCCTTCGATGCAGAACCGGATGCTTACGACTGGCATAACGTGAAGGAATGGAAGGATCTTGCTCCTAAGTACGTTCTCATGGTTCTCCGTCACTATGTGACCACCAAGAATCTTGACGTTCTGAAGGAATGCAAGGACGCTGTTTACGCCGCAATGGAATACCTGGAAAAGATGGTGAACGAAGGCGAAAACTTCCCGCTGACCCACGGTACCGACGACACCTTCGACAACCTCTCCTCTCACGGCATTTCCGTGTACTGCGGTTCTCTCTGGATTGCAGGCCTCCGCGCTGCAGCAAAGATTGCAGAACTCCTTGGTGACAAGGATCAGGCTGCTAAGTGGAACGAAAAGTCTGTTGCCGCCAACAAGGAATTCGACGAAGCCCTGTGGGACGAAAATGAAGGTTACTACCACTTCTTCGTTACACCCATGGAACTGAAGGACATCAACACCGAAAAGTATGCAAAGCTCCGCGAAGCTGTTAAGGAATCCATTGAACTTCCGGAATGCCCCAAGTGTGGCGTCCAGGCAATCAACGCTTGGTTGAACGCTGGCGAAATTCCGTCTGACGTGGATCTCAGCAAGTCCGACCTCCGCGGTCTCAAGAAGGCATGGATTACCGCACAGTGTGAAGAAGCCTTCAACGCTTCCTGGAAGGCAAAGGTCACCAACGACTGCGACGACGTTTTCGTCGACACTCTCCTGGCAGACACTTACCTGCGCATGCTTGGCCTGAAGCCCATCTGTGATGCTAACAAGGCTAAGAAGAACCTGCTGAAGGTTTTCAACACCAACTACAAGGCAAACAGCCCGCTGATTGGTGCAGCAAACCTTGTTCACAAGGATGGCTCTCCGCTGGATGAATTCAACTTTCAGGCCCACGACGTTTGGATTGGCATTCAGTACAGCGTCATGACCGCTTGCATGATGCACGGCCTCGTGAAGGAAGCAGCCGACCTTGGCGACTCCATGACCCGTAACCTTTACGATGAAGCTAAGGTTCCCTTCGC
- a CDS encoding DUF975 family protein encodes MLNSKQIMERGRDALKGNWGKAAIFTLILVIAILVVSGILDVDNFVKEPVYPDPSKGIEGDLSTLPAYVLLGLGFALISTILWNAVSVGEAKIFIHLVDNGEFNWKHITHGLHKLGRNTLSVLLYTLVLTCALGLIGGGIIFVTAFISTLTSHVSETAGIVIFVIGAVILAGIAGFFLYKFLPTYIMLFMKLALDDKVKSVPAIKETFHTVAPYNWEFCCLSLRFTGWLLLCCVTCGIGFLWVSPYMSASFYVFYKECIADQENYSNDEVLTVSTEK; translated from the coding sequence GTGTTGAACAGCAAGCAAATTATGGAAAGGGGCAGGGACGCCCTCAAGGGGAACTGGGGCAAGGCAGCCATTTTCACATTGATTTTGGTTATCGCCATACTGGTCGTCTCTGGAATTCTTGACGTAGACAACTTCGTCAAGGAGCCCGTGTATCCAGACCCATCCAAAGGAATCGAGGGCGACCTCAGCACACTCCCAGCATACGTTCTTTTGGGACTAGGTTTCGCACTTATCAGCACCATCTTATGGAATGCCGTTTCCGTAGGCGAAGCCAAGATATTCATCCATCTTGTTGACAACGGCGAATTCAACTGGAAGCACATAACGCACGGCCTACACAAACTGGGACGCAACACACTTTCAGTCCTTTTGTACACGCTCGTCTTGACATGCGCATTGGGTTTGATTGGAGGCGGAATCATATTCGTCACAGCATTTATAAGTACGTTAACTAGCCATGTTTCAGAAACAGCAGGAATTGTCATCTTTGTAATTGGAGCAGTCATTTTAGCAGGTATCGCCGGCTTCTTCCTATACAAGTTTTTGCCGACATACATCATGCTTTTCATGAAATTGGCTCTTGACGACAAGGTAAAAAGTGTTCCAGCAATAAAAGAGACCTTCCATACCGTAGCTCCGTACAATTGGGAATTTTGCTGCTTATCACTTCGCTTTACCGGCTGGCTATTACTCTGTTGCGTAACATGCGGAATCGGCTTCCTTTGGGTTAGTCCATACATGTCTGCAAGTTTCTATGTATTCTACAAGGAATGCATCGCAGACCAAGAAAACTACAGCAACGATGAAGTCTTAACAGTCTCTACAGAGAAATAA
- the gltB gene encoding glutamate synthase large subunit, which translates to MKAQALYNPANEHDACGVGLVANINNVASHQIVLQGITVLKRLMHRGAAGGDPETGDGAGLLLSMPHKFFKKLYSDLPAKYGVAMVFVDNSVAADTYDEKIKELAASEGCPVLHVREVPVDPKAIGRTARETLPHIRQYIFDATKPENAEIKLFVLRRQIEKACDSLYICSCSSKTIVYKGLLLAIQIEAFYKDLNDADFESPIALVHQRYSTNTFPTWPLAHPFRYLAHNGEINTLRGNLNSLKAREPHLKSERIGDDLQKCLPLIAGGQSDSASLDNMFELLVAAGRSLPHAILMMMPQAWGAKHYMGRDVRGFFEYESMLMEPWDGPAAVAFSDGVNAGAILDRNGLRPARYTLCKDGLFVMASETGVLDINDDEVEEKGRLKPGEIIYLDIENHRILKNAEMKAFVARSKPYRRWVAENKMSVRGLFSEINPSDVPEDLLIQQKRFGYSAEDLNVILQPMAKNGQEPIGSMGNDAALAVLSDKPQPLFNYFKQLFAQVTNPPIDPIREELVMSLTTYIGNHGNILEETPEQAHLIKIPRPIVTEDEIAHFENIGDKSFKAKVLKMQFPMGGNGEVLEAALQNLAGDAVRAVQEGFNIIVLSDKNIDWGYVPMPSLLATAAVNRTLVEAGVRPEIGLIVQSGEVREVMHFALLLGYGATVINPYLAFQSITNMCHTGELDVGPVTAAANYVKAVDKGLLKIMSKMGISTLRSYRSAQIFEAVGLNHEIIEKFLPGTASRVEGIGLAEIAREVDERNSISLKDASPILKEGGQYKFRKEGEMHLWTPQSLGAFRQAVQLGDYAKFKTYSKLIDDQSQRQATLRGLFKFKETTPIDISEVESRQDIIKHFVAGAMSLGSLSPEAHEAIAIAMNRNGAMSNCGEGGEDPDRNTPAPNGDIRSSAIRQIASGRFGVTIDYLRKAKDLQIKMAQGAKPGEGGQLPAHKVNEFVARIRHSIPNVSLISPPPHHDIYSIEDLAQLIYDLRNSNPKARVSVKLVSEVGVGTVAAGVAKAHADVVLISGHDGGTGASPLTSIKHAGLPWELGIAEAEQTLVLNDLRGRVKLQVDGQLKTGRDVVIAALLGAEEFGFATNLLASLGCIMDRKCHTNQCPMGLATQDPELRKHFKGKPEFVENFLYFIADEIREILASLGLRSLDEACGRNDLLDMNEAINFYKAKKLDFSKIFASVDAGNGKEQIKKHDPNYVPEELVNFDRRELLPFVQETLKTGKAVELSTMIHNVDRTVGTELSGEVDEHFGAKGLPEDTIKIHLQGVAGQSFGAFLAPGITLDIEGEVNDFMGKGLSGGKIIVRPSKNATFKAEDNVIAGNVIGYGGTSGKVFINGLAGERFGIRNSGMLLVTEGVGDHGCEYMTGGRVVVLGRVGVNFAAGMTGGFAYVFDETGHFDLSCNVDSVDLESVLPGTESEAELLDIIKQHVEATGSEKGKRILEDWNNSRPKFVKVFPVEYRNALAKQAEAK; encoded by the coding sequence ATGAAAGCTCAAGCTCTTTATAATCCGGCCAACGAACATGACGCCTGCGGCGTAGGTCTCGTTGCCAATATTAACAATGTGGCTTCCCACCAGATTGTGCTTCAGGGTATCACTGTCCTGAAGCGTCTTATGCATCGTGGTGCGGCTGGCGGCGACCCGGAAACGGGTGATGGCGCTGGCCTTTTGCTTTCTATGCCCCACAAGTTCTTCAAGAAGCTCTATTCAGATCTTCCGGCCAAGTACGGTGTGGCTATGGTTTTCGTAGACAACTCCGTTGCCGCCGATACCTATGATGAAAAGATTAAGGAACTGGCAGCTTCTGAAGGTTGCCCCGTTCTCCATGTCCGTGAAGTTCCGGTAGACCCCAAGGCTATTGGTCGTACCGCTCGCGAAACTCTTCCGCATATTCGTCAGTACATTTTCGACGCTACCAAGCCCGAAAATGCAGAAATCAAGCTTTTTGTGCTGCGTCGCCAGATTGAAAAGGCTTGCGACAGTCTGTACATCTGCTCTTGCTCCAGCAAGACTATCGTTTATAAGGGTCTTCTCCTTGCAATTCAGATCGAAGCCTTCTATAAGGACCTGAATGACGCTGATTTTGAAAGCCCCATTGCCCTGGTTCACCAGCGTTACTCTACCAATACTTTCCCCACTTGGCCTCTGGCTCATCCGTTCCGCTACCTAGCTCACAACGGCGAAATCAATACTCTCCGCGGTAACTTGAACAGCCTTAAGGCTCGTGAACCTCACCTGAAGAGCGAACGTATTGGCGATGATCTTCAGAAGTGCTTGCCTTTGATCGCTGGCGGTCAGAGTGACTCTGCAAGCCTTGACAATATGTTTGAATTGCTGGTGGCTGCAGGCCGTAGCCTCCCGCACGCAATCCTTATGATGATGCCCCAGGCTTGGGGTGCTAAGCACTACATGGGCCGCGACGTTCGTGGCTTCTTCGAATACGAATCCATGCTTATGGAACCTTGGGATGGCCCCGCAGCCGTTGCATTCTCTGACGGTGTGAACGCTGGTGCAATCCTGGACCGTAACGGTCTCCGTCCGGCACGTTACACTTTGTGTAAAGATGGTCTCTTCGTCATGGCTTCCGAAACCGGCGTTTTGGACATCAACGACGACGAAGTTGAAGAAAAGGGCCGCTTGAAGCCCGGTGAAATCATCTACCTGGATATTGAAAACCACCGCATTCTTAAGAATGCAGAAATGAAGGCCTTCGTTGCTCGTAGCAAGCCCTACCGTCGTTGGGTTGCCGAAAACAAGATGAGTGTTCGCGGCCTCTTCAGCGAAATCAATCCTTCTGACGTTCCGGAAGATTTGCTGATCCAGCAGAAGCGTTTCGGTTATTCTGCAGAAGACCTGAACGTGATTTTGCAGCCCATGGCCAAGAATGGTCAGGAACCTATCGGTTCTATGGGTAACGACGCTGCTCTGGCAGTCCTTTCTGACAAGCCCCAGCCGTTGTTTAACTACTTTAAGCAGCTCTTCGCTCAGGTTACCAATCCGCCTATCGACCCGATTCGTGAAGAACTGGTCATGAGCCTTACCACTTACATTGGTAACCACGGTAACATTCTGGAAGAAACTCCGGAACAGGCTCACCTCATTAAGATTCCTCGCCCCATTGTTACCGAAGACGAAATCGCTCACTTCGAAAACATTGGCGATAAGAGCTTTAAGGCTAAGGTGCTCAAGATGCAGTTCCCCATGGGTGGTAACGGCGAAGTTCTTGAAGCTGCCTTGCAGAACCTGGCTGGCGACGCAGTCCGTGCCGTGCAGGAAGGTTTCAACATTATCGTTCTCTCTGATAAGAACATTGATTGGGGCTATGTTCCCATGCCGTCTCTGTTGGCAACTGCCGCTGTAAACCGTACCTTGGTCGAAGCTGGCGTCCGTCCGGAAATCGGTTTGATTGTCCAGTCCGGTGAAGTTCGTGAAGTGATGCACTTTGCACTCCTCCTGGGCTACGGCGCAACGGTCATCAACCCGTACCTTGCTTTCCAGAGCATCACCAATATGTGCCACACTGGCGAACTGGATGTGGGTCCTGTGACTGCCGCAGCCAACTACGTCAAGGCTGTGGACAAGGGCCTCCTGAAGATCATGTCCAAGATGGGTATCTCTACTCTCCGTAGCTATCGCAGCGCACAGATCTTCGAAGCTGTTGGTTTGAACCACGAAATTATCGAAAAGTTCCTCCCGGGTACTGCAAGCCGCGTCGAAGGTATTGGCCTTGCTGAAATCGCCCGCGAAGTGGATGAACGTAACTCCATTTCTCTGAAGGACGCAAGCCCCATCCTGAAGGAAGGTGGTCAGTACAAGTTCCGTAAGGAAGGTGAAATGCACTTGTGGACTCCCCAGTCCCTGGGCGCATTCCGTCAGGCTGTCCAGCTGGGTGACTACGCAAAGTTCAAGACATACTCCAAGCTCATCGACGATCAGTCTCAGCGTCAGGCAACTCTCCGCGGTCTCTTCAAGTTCAAGGAAACCACTCCCATCGATATTTCTGAAGTGGAATCCCGTCAGGATATTATCAAGCACTTTGTTGCTGGTGCAATGAGCCTTGGTTCTTTGAGCCCGGAAGCTCACGAAGCTATCGCTATCGCTATGAACCGTAACGGCGCCATGAGCAACTGCGGTGAAGGTGGTGAAGACCCGGATCGTAACACTCCGGCTCCCAACGGCGATATCCGTAGCAGCGCCATCCGTCAGATCGCTTCCGGTCGTTTCGGTGTGACCATCGACTACCTCCGTAAGGCAAAGGATTTGCAGATCAAGATGGCTCAGGGTGCAAAGCCCGGTGAAGGTGGCCAGCTGCCTGCTCACAAGGTGAACGAATTCGTTGCTCGTATTCGTCACTCTATTCCTAATGTTTCCTTGATTTCTCCTCCGCCGCATCACGATATTTACTCCATCGAAGATCTGGCTCAGTTGATCTATGACCTTCGTAACTCCAACCCCAAGGCCCGCGTATCTGTAAAGCTGGTTTCTGAAGTGGGTGTGGGTACGGTTGCTGCAGGTGTGGCAAAGGCTCATGCAGACGTTGTGCTTATCTCTGGCCACGACGGTGGTACCGGTGCATCTCCGCTGACTTCCATCAAGCATGCCGGCCTTCCTTGGGAATTGGGCATTGCCGAAGCTGAACAGACTCTCGTTCTTAATGATCTCCGCGGTCGCGTGAAGTTGCAGGTGGATGGTCAGTTGAAGACTGGCCGTGACGTTGTGATCGCTGCCCTCCTTGGTGCAGAAGAATTTGGTTTCGCAACTAACCTCCTTGCAAGCCTTGGCTGTATTATGGACCGTAAGTGCCATACCAACCAGTGCCCCATGGGCCTTGCAACTCAGGATCCGGAACTCCGTAAGCACTTCAAGGGCAAGCCGGAATTCGTTGAAAACTTCCTCTACTTCATCGCTGACGAAATTCGTGAAATCCTCGCAAGCCTTGGCCTCCGTAGCCTTGATGAAGCCTGCGGCCGTAACGACCTGTTGGATATGAACGAAGCCATCAACTTCTACAAGGCTAAGAAGCTGGACTTCAGCAAGATCTTCGCTTCTGTGGATGCTGGCAACGGTAAGGAACAGATCAAGAAGCACGATCCTAACTACGTTCCTGAAGAATTGGTCAACTTCGACCGTCGCGAACTCTTGCCTTTCGTACAGGAAACTTTGAAGACTGGTAAGGCTGTTGAACTCTCTACCATGATCCATAACGTGGACCGTACCGTGGGTACTGAACTTTCTGGTGAAGTGGACGAACACTTTGGTGCAAAGGGCCTGCCGGAAGATACCATCAAGATTCACCTGCAGGGTGTGGCTGGCCAGAGCTTTGGCGCCTTCCTTGCTCCGGGTATTACTCTCGATATCGAAGGTGAAGTCAACGACTTTATGGGCAAGGGCCTCAGCGGTGGTAAGATCATTGTTCGCCCGTCCAAAAACGCAACCTTCAAGGCTGAAGACAACGTTATCGCTGGTAACGTGATTGGCTACGGTGGAACTAGCGGTAAGGTGTTCATCAACGGTCTTGCTGGCGAACGCTTCGGTATCCGTAACTCTGGTATGCTGCTTGTTACCGAAGGTGTTGGCGACCATGGTTGCGAATACATGACTGGTGGCCGCGTTGTTGTGCTGGGTCGTGTAGGCGTGAACTTCGCTGCAGGTATGACTGGTGGTTTTGCTTACGTCTTCGACGAAACGGGTCACTTCGACTTGAGCTGCAACGTGGATTCCGTTGACTTGGAAAGCGTGCTTCCGGGTACCGAAAGCGAAGCAGAACTCCTTGATATCATCAAGCAGCATGTGGAAGCTACCGGTTCTGAAAAGGGTAAGCGCATTCTCGAAGACTGGAACAACTCTCGTCCGAAGTTCGTGAAGGTCTTCCCGGTGGAATATCGCAACGCCTTGGCAAAGCAGGCTGAAGCTAAGTAA